The genomic interval CCAGCAATAATCATGATTTTCTCCCCCGTGTGTGAGCAACAATAATGTGTTCTTCCCATGTATTTGGGGTGATCAGGAGCCCCTTCCCCTGCTCCCCATGTCCCCCCCTTCACATACACATGCTGACATGTATGCTGGTACATGCGTAGCATGGAATCCACACACACGTGACGTGTCCGCCTCATCGCCCCTCACACACACGAGGTGATCGCGGTCTCCTCACACACATACGCCCGCCCTGTACACACATGTGCGGACCTACCTGTCCCCCTCGGGAAGGCGCCCAGGCCAGGCAGGTACAGGTCGCGCTGAGGTGAGCGGAAGGCACATACTCCCGGCGGAGTCCTCCTCCCCGGCTGTCCCACACGGTGATCCTCCCATCCAAGCCAGACAAGGCCAACAGGTCTCTCCTTCCCGGGGAGAAGGCGCTAGGAGGGGGAAGCGCCTCGTACACGCCGCCTGCTGCAGCCGCCATTGCTCTCTCCGCTTGCGGCCACGTGTTTAAGGACGGAGCATGCGCGCGACGATCGAGGAGGAGCTCCCAAACAGCCACGCCTCCTGGGAGGTTCTACGTCTGCCATTCCGCCAAAAGAGTCACGCGGGGCGGCGTTCTGCCTCTAGAGGCCGACATCTATTTAATCACCGGTCTCCATGACGATAGCCATGTTTCCGGGGCCTAAAAGTACTGAAAACAATGAGCTGCGATCTCCGGAAAAATGGCGGCCGTAACCTGGCTACAagggacacttttttttacatttgtataataaatgtcacTGCTCCCGCCAGCACGCTAAGCGGTGCCTTTCAGGAGGACCTGTAACGATCACACGAATAGTTGCCAAAATcacattttgtgtaaaaatagTTATTGGTATcgattgccttttttttaaaaaagtgcaatttgcatacaaaatGTTCTGATTAACtataaatattaatgattttCTCATTAATTATCTCTGTACCGATGGCTGAATCACTAGCTgataattgaatatatattgcACTTTGATATGCAGCAATCacacattatttatatgtaaCCTGATATTATAATATGACATTGCACGCTCCTGACCACATGTGTTCAGCTCACTTCCTGTCGCCGACTGATGACGTGCAGCTCGGTGCCCGGTGGGTGTGCAGAGTGTCAGGATGTCACCGGGGAAGGGGGTGCCCCGGCTGTGTAGGGCTCTGCTCTCCCGTACACTGCCCCCTGCTGGTGGTGCGGCCACTCTCCTCTCCTGCAGGCACCGGCTCCACATTCAGCGAGCTGTCAGCTACTCAGACTGCCCTGGAGGGGGTGACAGGGAGGATGAGCCGGGGCATCAGAGAGCAGCAGGGTCGCCAGGATCTGGCAGGTTGCTTAGGAGGGCATGGGGTAGATCACTGTCCCCTCTGGACAGGGTCAGTAGGATGATCCCACCAGAGTTCATCTCCAAAGACGTTCAGGACCTGCAGGGTCCCGATGTGTCCTCAGACCAGGCCACCCCCCAGGGGCCCCTACAGGAGCCAACACTACAGGGCACAGAGGACGCATGGAGGACTTCTCAACTACAACCCCCAACATCTCCCCTATTGCCCTTTCCAGAAGAAAGTTGTGACCCCTCAGCACCACAGGGCATGGGGGACGCTTGGAGGACTTCTCAACCACAACCCCCAACATCTCCTCTATCACCCACCCTAGAAGCAGATGGTGACCCCTCACCACCACAGGGTATGGGGGATGCTTGGAGGACTTCTCAACCACAACCCCCAACCTCTCCTCTATCGCCCACCCTAGAAGCAGATGATGACCCCTCACCACCCCAAGGCATACCGTTCAGACCAGGAGATCTTCTGCTGGCAGAGTACAGGGTGAAATATCACTCCATGTTCAAGAAGATGTTCTTTCTGAAACAACACGGCAAATTCATCAGCAACTGGGGGGCCATCGACAACCAGGACATAGTGGGCAAACTGCCGGGGCAGAAGCTTAAGACCTCTACGGGGCACAAGCTTATGCTGAGAAGACCCTCATTGGAGGAATATGTCAAGTTCATGAAGAGGGGGCCCAATATTGCCTATCCAAAGGTATGACGGGGCCTCGTTGATATTGCCCCATGGATGAATGGAAAGAGGGGTATTAGAAAATTGAGGAAGTGTATTGGACCTAATGGTCCACAGCAGTGTTTCCCAGCTCTTATattataacatggggaacccctagcaatctctggaggaaccctggttcagaaaaaACGATCCACTGGGTTTATGGTTGACCAGTCAGGCTGTAGGGTGGGGGGTGTTGTCTTGTAGAAGTTGGGTACTAGAGTACAGGGACCTTATCAGCACTGGGTTTACATGAACTTACTCCAGGGATCATGTTTTGCTCCAAAAAACAACTCTATGGTTGGTTGGTGTTTGTATTCTGGTTGTAGGGCATTGGATCTTCTCAACAGATACCCTAGTGAGGGAAAACACTTTTCCCAACTTGCCCAGATATGAACCTTTTTCTGAGGAGGACTTCACCAACCCTATGAAGGCTCCAACATGGAGGTTACAGAGGGTTTACACACCCAGCTCCAACAAGGTAATGGGGTACTTTAGAGAATGGGGGGGGGTGGATGAAAAGTAAGTGTAAGGGTTGACTGGGGTGAGGTTCTTTAATGACCCATTCCTGAATAAAGTCATTTGTTTAATGGGGTGCTACGGTCCCTTACAATATTCCCGTACTCTTCCCTATATTAGGACATGACGGCCATGATGATGGTGATGGACATCAGCCCTGGGGATGTCGTATTGGAAGCCGGTTCTGGTTCTGGAGCCTTCAGCTTGTTCTTGTCACGTGCAGGTAAATATGGCAGACAACCCACTGTGCTGTAGCTGgctgagactacaaatgtaaTAACCTCCATTCATCATACTGCAAGGAATGGCTTTTCTAACATTGCAATCTCTCTGCTGCTCTCTAGTGTTCAGACAGAAATAGTGACAACCACCACCGGCAGCCTCTACACAGGCTgactaaataaattattattaaacaggatttttatagagccaacatattacgcagcgctgtacattaaataggaaataaacactttttataaaaatattgataatgtcCCTGTATTTATCTGCCCACCCTGATGTTCACCAGTGGGCTCGGACGGCTGTGTTTATAGCTTTGACGTGCGGGCCGACCACCATCAAGTTGCAAAGAAGAATTATGCTGGATGAAATGTTGGTCAGAGACTGGGACATGCTGTAGGAAATGATGGGCTGAGACTGGGGCCAGGCTTTCACATTGTTTCTCAGTAAGGTGACTTCCTTATCATTTTCTGCAGGCTGTTCTGGACATGTTAAATCCACAAGTGGCCCTGCCGGTGGTAGTGGGAAACCTCAAGCAGGGGGCAGTGTGTGCCGTGTACATAGCTAAGTAAGTACATGAAGGTTTCTATTTCCTCTGATAAATGTTTTCTCCCATTCATCCCTCTTTGTTGCTCACCTTATGTTTATTTCTTGGCTTCACCGCTTTCCTGACAACGTATGCATAGGGAGTTCAGATTTCTGGAGACAAGGAATCCACACAGCCAGGCAAGCAGCATTTTTAGGAGGTCAGGAAGGGCTAATGGAAtgtcaaataaaaagtaaatcgTTAGATGATCTCACAGAACATAACAGCTGGCTGAAAAATCCAACATTTCCAGGGCTGTCAAATTTTGGGTCTTTGAGCTGTCAGATTTCTTTGCTCTTTGGTTCCTCCCATCCAGCCCTACAGGTCACAGTTCTGGCAGGGTGAATGGGTGTTTATCTGTagttgcagtaaaataaaaaccaatgcagccaaCGCATCTATAGACTGGTTGTAATATATCACATTCTAccagaatgtaagctcttcggggcagggtcctcttctcctcttgtgtcactagctgtatctgtctgtcatttgcaacccctatttaatgtacagcgctgcgtaatatgttggcgctatataaatcctgtttattaattttaataaattcttgtCCTTGGGTGTAGATATACAGATACATTGTATGGTGATAGTTTTGTGTTATCTGAAAAAGATATAACATCCGCTGGGATTCCCCATTAATCCGCTGTCTGTGTTCTGTCCATGGAAGTATCACGCAGGTGATCGACCTCCTGGAGGGAATTCGGTGCTGTAAGCTTCCTCTGATGTGCGACAAGATCATAGAGGTCGGATTCACAGACTGGATAGTGACGCCATCTCTAGGTAAAAGTGGCAGGATCTCCAAGAGGGTGGAGCCTCGGACATTGGAAGAACTCgaacaagaggaggagaaggacgatgatgatgatgacacaGATGGTTAGATGATACAGATCACCTGTAGAACAATAAATCCCAGCATTCTTCAGGGCACAAAAGTAAGATTCACAGTTTCAATTGATGCTGTGGAAATCTCCTCCAGTGCGGAGATCATCCTTTGCTTCCTGTCCTGAAAAAACAACCAAATATTGTCACTTCCTGTTTCATTGTAACTTTTATACtatttcctgtttctttttcttcccaTAGAGGATGATGAATGTCCAGCTGGATCAGAAGCATTCGGACAAATTCCTTATATTGCTCGACCTCTGCCATGGCAAACAGGACACACAGGTAAGTTGAGTTTATACTTTAATGATCAATAAATCATGAATGATAAGTCAGTGTTGTAGCCCATAACACCAGGTCCTAATGGTACATTGCTTCCCTGTGTGGTTCTAACAACATATGTTTGATTAGCCCCCTTCTATCCTTTGTAGAGAGAGGCATATCTTTCATggctgtggctacaattcatgttCTGTTCTGAATGTCCTGATTTGAGCTGAAAATACAGTGTGACACCTCACCTGCATAATACGCAATGCAAGGGATCATGGGAAATGGAGTTTTTTATTAGGCCGATGTTGCAGTtattctgctgccctctagtgttcaggaAAAAAACCTATAGCAGCCGCTACCCAATCTGacccaaaaacatttcttttaaaataaatatattgctcaTAAGTGATTGTGTGTTTGTTGCTCTTTAGTAATTCCTAATCTGAGGCTTGGACTTTGGATCTTTCTTATAAAGTCCGAGCACATCTTTGACATGCAGATCAAGCAGACGCCACATGTTTGGCTTTACTGTTTACATTACACACTCAGCATTTTGTGCGCTTgcacattaggtctgatttattaaagttctacaagactggagaaaatagaccgTCATATGAGAACCTCgttgacccaacaaacctggaaaggatttctttaaaaaaaaaatattttctcttagttggcaaatgtttttaatcttgggcttagtccattccaggtttgctggatcacccaggttcctcaaTGACAGTTTAACTTCTCtagactttattaaatcagacttatAGTCTTCAGGTTGAAAATATAGAGGGGGCTCTGTGTTAGGCTAAACACAAATCTCTCCTTACATATTTCTATTACATAGATTGTCATGTTTGTATTCACTGACTGGGACGCTGTGAAGAATTATTTATCAGAATTGTTCTTTGTTTTCCAGCTTTTCTTGTGCACCTGAGAAAATTTAAAGCCCCAACAGACTGAGGATAATCCAGCTGATGTGCCGAAGACGTAATTATAATGtacatagtttcttttttttacaatatgcagCATATGGTGACCCCAATAAAGTAAATAGATGAACTCTATGGAATAAATCTTTTACTACAACTTCTGCAAATACATTgtaacattaaagcagaactcaaactTCATTATAACTACTGCCTATAAACATGGTCAGTCCTTCACTGCATACTGCTGCAATGCACTGTGGGACATGTAGTTCTTTTGTAACGTGTCATTCTTCACGGTTGGGAAGTTTTAAGCTGTTTCCTGCCAAACAGCAGAAATAACACTGggatggtcatgtgaccataACTGCAAGTTAATATATTAAAGCTACTTATAACAAGTTTTTTATCACACCAATGCAGACAACCGATATTATTGCCATGGTGTTTATTTTACACAGACTTCTGCTAAACTTTCACCTAGTGGAGTTATAAAGCAGTTCAGTGAATCATTGTATTAcacaacatttataataaaaaggagTACTTAAAGTACTAAGGAACACTAGGCAGAAGAAGGAGAGGGAGGTTTGAGGTtaaatagttcagctttaataagtTAGGGCATTGCAGTGCACTAAGTATAGATGCGTATAGGGACGTATAGATGTAGAAGGAGATTCTACCTTTATTTTATCACATGAACATTCTCACTGCTTCAAAGAGTTGCTGAAGGTAAATGATAAATATCTAACATTGCAGATTAATAGTCATGAGACAGCGGAATAAGAGTGCCCAGTTACACTTACATGCCAAAAGTTCTACTGCTGAttttcagaaagtaataaaaaggtATAATTACATTTCAAGATGTTTCCTATAGCttagcaaatctttacttttctaGGGCAGGTCCACTGTAACAAGCACACCATTCTGTGTAAGCTACTCACTAGAGGAAATCCCCAGTGTAGTTTCTTGCCTGCAAATGTGGATGTAAAATGATGTAAGAAGGTCTCCTGAACTATGAAACTAAATTTGTGAGATTCAGAGCACTACTTCTTTTCAAAAAGGTCAAGATACTGCAAAATTAAAGCCATGGATGTGCTCTgtttatttgctaaataaatatgtaatgcaaaaaataatcatATGATATATCAGataacaatgtaaacaaatgtccaGGATGATTATAGTAAAGGATGTGCATTCTGTATTGCATTTCATTGGATGCTTAAGCTGGACAGACCTCAAATTGCACAAAGATCTAGCAGCACTCcagcaatggccctgatttattaccgctctccaaggctggagaggatacactttcatctgtgaagctgggtgatcccacaaatcAGCtaccaaaacaaatcaaaaaattcCACACAGCCTAGTACAATATTTTGCAGAAACGAG from Pyxicephalus adspersus chromosome 4, UCB_Pads_2.0, whole genome shotgun sequence carries:
- the TRMT61B gene encoding LOW QUALITY PROTEIN: tRNA (adenine(58)-N(1))-methyltransferase, mitochondrial (The sequence of the model RefSeq protein was modified relative to this genomic sequence to represent the inferred CDS: inserted 1 base in 1 codon; substituted 2 bases at 2 genomic stop codons; added 4 bases not found in genome assembly) gives rise to the protein MAPGKGVPRLCRALLSRTLPPAGGAATLLSCRHRLHIQRAVSYSDCPGGGDREDEPGHQRAAGSPGSGRLLRRAWGRSLSPLDRVSRMIPPEFISKDVQDLQGPDVSSDQATPQGPLQEPTLQGTEDAWRTSQLQPPTSPLLPFPEESCDPSAPQGMGDAWRTSQPQPPTSPLSPTLEADGDPSPPQGMGDAWRTSQPQPPTSPLSPTLEADDDPSPPQGIPFRPGDLLLAEYRVKYHSMFKKMFFLKQHGKFISNWGAIDNQDIVGKLPGQKLKTSTGHKLMLRRPSLEEYVKFMKRGPNIAYPKDMTAMMMVMDISPGDVVLEAGSGSGAFSLFLSRAVGSDGCVYSFDVRADHHQVAKKNYXWMKCWSETGTCCRKXWAETGARLSHCFSVRXLPYHFLQAVLDMLNPQVALPVVVGNLKQGAVCAVYIANITQVIDLLEGIRCCKLPLMCDKIIEVGFTDWIVTPSLGKSGRISKRVEPRTLEELEQEEEKDDDDDDTDEDDECPAGSEAFGQIPYIARPLPWQTGHTAFLVHLRKFKAPTD